The genomic interval TGTTATTCATAATgacctattttatttattataattgaTTAAATATGATCTTTtatcataataatataatatatttatagtaacTACGTGAGATTTTTAAGCCAAGTAATATTATTagttttatgcatatatacgactgctatttttttttaaaaaaatgatctatTCTTGGATATACGGGGAGTTTATAACTCTTCACTTTTCTAAGTAGTTTGTTATTAAAGGCTATCGTATTCCGTTAAATactatttgtttattattttgtttgttctgtattgaataatatttgactctGTTTTGGTATCCAGAGTTCTCGACTTCTGATTTTGATTCTGATTttgattagaaaatataaatcgAATATAGTAGAACTTGTTTCCGTTCATTCGTAATCGTAATCGCAATCcgtttttcagatttttcattttcacCCTACCAACACGtccgcttttttttttaaaaaaaattttcgaACTCGCGAGGCGGAGCGGAACGCGCACACAAAACGCCACTCGtggaaagaaaggaagaaaaaccCGCTGCGAAAAATAAAGGAGGGCAGCCGCGGAATTTCTccaccccctcccctctccctctccggcTCTCCCCCACACCAACACGAAGCGAGGCGGAACCCCGCAGCGGAGGCAGGCAGGGCCGCGCCGtcgatggccgccgccgactacGACCGCGGCGCGTACCGCCCCTACGCGGGCCCCGGCGACCACGACCGCCCCTACCGCAACGAGGTGGTGCCGTACGGGGACCGCCGCATCGACGTCGTCGTGAAGCCCCCGGCGGCGGGCACCACCACCaggtcgcctccgccgccgctgccggtgacCAAGGTTGGGGGCGGGGGAGGCATGGGATCCGCCTGGTGCTTCAGCGACCCGGAGGtgaagaggcggcggcgggtggcgaGCTACAAGGCGTACTCGGTGGAGGGGAAGGTCAAGGCCTCCCTCCGCAGAGGGTTCCGCTGGATCAAGGCCAAGTGCTCCGAGTTGATCCATGGCTGGTATGGGATCGCTTCCTCTCCTTATCTTTTCCTTCGATGATCTCACCCTTAAAGCAACCGCTCTCTTGATTCTCCACTGCTTGTCGAGATATTGTGACGGCCATGCCTGGTTTGGGGGCTCGATCACCGTGGAGACCCATCCTTCCCCTGTGCAGATGGTTCTATCCAAGAACTGAATTTATTCCCTTAGCCTTTTTTGTGTTTGAATTGGTATCAACAATTTTCTTTCATCTTTAGAAGTTCTAGTACATTGATAGAATGATAAGGTGAAAATTCAGTCACAAACTGGTCACAAATTTGGGAGTAGCTTGCAAGCAGCTAAGATATTCATTTGCCCCTGCTTAATTTCTCTCCTCTGATCTGTactccttatttttttcagagcTGGGGATCTTGGTGGAGTTCAGTCGTGGTGGGACACGATACAAGCCCTGCAACCATGTGCAGGGAGTGTACTTGCTACTAATTTTCTGCCAAAATGCGGAAGAATTTGTCCATGATGAGACCGAGGGGAACTGTTCTTCGGGTCAGGTtataggaaagaaaagaaaacttgtTAGGAGCTTTCTGACGAGATTGCTTCTCTTGCCGATGCTGTTGTTACTGTCTGCTGCTAATCTAGCCTAATTTTTtgcaacaatatttttaagaggAGTTGAATCTTCCGTGTGGAATCGATCCATTTGCATGAGACGTCGCTTTCTTGTTTGTCTGATTTTTATTCGTACGAAGACCTCGCAAGCTCAATTACCAGGTCATCTTCTATTTTTCACATTTGGTCATTTTTCGATGTTATGTGTAGCCTACGTGATGGAGACATATCAAGCGAACATTTGGTGTGGAGCCAAATGAAATCCATTTGACTTGTATTTCCAAATAAGAGCCGCCTTCGGCGACCCCGTTTGGGGTtgtttaggtggtgtttagattgagaaaagttttggagaaccgtcacgtcaaatgtttgatcggacgtcggaaggggttttcggatacgaataaaaaaacgaatttcacgcatagcctagaaaccgcgagactaatcttttgagcctaattaatccgtcattagcacatgttggttactgtagcacttatgattaatcatggactaattaggctcaaaagatttgtgtcaagatttcttacgtaactgtgtaattagtttttttcatctatgtttaatgctttatttatgtggccaaaaatttgatgtgatgtttttggaaaaaaatttggaaactaaactaGGCCAGTTTGCAAAAGCATcgtatcaaaactttaaacacatatttgaagtattaaatttagtctaattacaaaataaatttcagatttcactTGAAAAccgtgaaacgaatcttttgagtctaattaatctatcattagcacatgttggtaaTTTttgcacttatgactaatcacgtactaattagactcaaaagatttgtctcactatttcctccatataactgtgtaattagttttaatgtttatatatatttaatgcttcatttagctatctaaaaattcgatgtgacgttcttgacaaaaaaatttaggaactaaacgggccaGGTGAAATCAGCAAACCAGCAAACCTGCGGTATAAGGTCCCTttgatttaaagaaaaatcataggaattttagaggattttatttctattggaattttttttacaaaaccctttgaatcaaagaaatgaatcctataaaatcctatgaaattcataTAGAATGTCTCTtccatataagttttggaggaaatttaacaagaggtaaaatttcatgtaaaaaatcctttgagtcgttatctctcctcaaatttctgtgtttttcctatagtccaatcaaacggtcattcctacgttttttctatgttttgcaatcctctattttacGCTTGtattcctgtcagaatcctatgtttttcttattcctccgttttttttcattcatgtgattTAGAAGGGGCCCTAAATGCAGTGCGAGTCCGTGCATAGCACTGGTGTGCACTGTTTCTCATGTTCATACAGGGGAGTACTGGGCTACGGAGAACCTGAAACCTGGCAAACTGCTGTTGTTTGTGCTCAACTTATCACAGATTCACAGGCTTGACAGAAATCGTTGCCCCAAGCCCCCAACTGTTATGCATGGTGGCATCTGTCATCAAAGTATCAGTTTTATTTTGTCCCTGATTAAAGGCAGATTGATCAAGCACGATGACCTGTACAGGGCGATATTCAAGTTCaattagagcaaggctaataaaatatagtcTAAAGCTCGCTATAAAACTGTTTACAGTTAATAGTAAAGCCAATTTACTAGCTACAaacttatattatagtcaacacatataatagattggaTATAAGGttagctataatttttatcttctctctctttctcttaccTTTGCATTTAATGCATTTTTGTTAGAGTTGATGTATAGCTAGCTCTTGCATGAGAGTCAACCCTACTCTTTTTTCATTACctctttcctccacatcagcttatagtcaacttatagtctactattatacttgctcttagcctATCACATACTAGTTTAGAGCGTaattagctcttcatcattaataatGACTCTTAGAGTTTATTGGTTTTCGTATCCGATTCCATAATCCGCTTCTCCTATCTCTTCTCTAATATCCGGTTTACTATTTCAGTAGTACTTGCTTTTagaaaaccaattactcaatgGGCACATTCCTGATCGATGAACCTAGTACTTCCTTTGCTTCGATGAAAAAGCACACGTCAAGATCCATACGCACTAGCATCAGCTTCAATCAGGCTATCGATCATGCTTGTCACTCACAGGTCACAGCCACATGACGAGCACAGGGAGGAGAGGCAACAGGCAGCGCGGGGCGAGTTGTCAACCAGAGCTGGAAGACGGTGGCTGCCAGCGGGAAATAGGCCGTATGGCGTGATGGCAGGCAGGCCCAGCACAGCGAGCACAGCCAGCAGGTGTCACACGTGCGTGCCTACGCTACGCTACGGATTGAATGGGGGCAGGGTTAGGTTCCTGCGGACGGGAAGCGATTAGCCctggtttagtttctaaatttttttcaaaaactttacatggaatttttggacacataaataaagtattaaatatagatgaaccaaaaaagaactaattaaacagtta from Oryza brachyantha chromosome 3, ObraRS2, whole genome shotgun sequence carries:
- the LOC121053892 gene encoding uncharacterized protein LOC121053892, which codes for MAAADYDRGAYRPYAGPGDHDRPYRNEVVPYGDRRIDVVVKPPAAGTTTRSPPPPLPVTKVGGGGGMGSAWCFSDPEVKRRRRVASYKAYSVEGKVKASLRRGFRWIKAKCSELIHG